In Janthinobacterium sp. J1-1, a single genomic region encodes these proteins:
- a CDS encoding ATP-binding protein — protein MTRALLRVAILGAESSGKSTLAAALAERHGTVWVPEYLREFVETRGRVPVAGDQFFIAGTQVAREREASASARGVLICDTTPLMTVLYSRHYFGGEDAQLAALAAGTQYDLTLVTAPDTPWVADGLQRESEAVRQLIYRQLLDELATRRIPHHILHGQLEQRMEQALPLLDQLLSSA, from the coding sequence ATGACGCGTGCGCTGTTGCGGGTCGCCATACTGGGTGCCGAGTCGTCGGGAAAGTCCACGCTGGCGGCCGCCTTGGCCGAACGCCACGGCACCGTGTGGGTGCCGGAATATTTGCGTGAATTTGTCGAAACGCGGGGCAGGGTGCCGGTGGCTGGCGATCAATTTTTCATTGCCGGCACACAGGTCGCGCGCGAACGCGAGGCCAGCGCATCGGCACGCGGCGTGCTGATCTGCGATACCACGCCCCTGATGACGGTGCTGTACAGCCGCCATTATTTTGGCGGTGAAGATGCCCAGCTTGCCGCCTTGGCCGCCGGCACGCAGTACGACCTGACCCTGGTGACGGCGCCCGATACGCCATGGGTGGCGGATGGCCTGCAGCGCGAATCGGAAGCCGTGCGCCAGCTGATCTACCGGCAGTTGCTCGATGAGCTGGCAACACGCCGCATTCCCCATCATATCCTGCACGGGCAGCTGGAGCAGCGCATGGAACAAGCCCTGCCGCTGCTCGATCAGCTGCTTTCAAGTGCTTAG
- a CDS encoding TonB-dependent siderophore receptor — MSTPNLSVSILTLAIAQAFATPAFAFDAANATDAVDTPSSMAEVIVTASKVPNAKRAGVGGFADAPLLQTPAAVTVISQQTMQDLQIRNTSDAVRLDASINDAYNAVGYAEQFSIRGFKLDNNSSYRKDGIAIPGDTQIPLENKERIEVLKGLAGLQAGMAAPGGVIDFIVKRPTNAPLRTVTVEARERGTVYGAVDLGGRLEDTRFGYRVNVAAERLRSYIKGADGNRKFISGAFDWQISPQALLQLDADYQDKSQVTAPGFQLLNNTTLPTGVSADTLLNLQPWTRPVDTITSNIGLRFQYAFDDNWHATISANQHSFKRDDYTAFPYGCGAQGLYPGFCGNGDYDVYDYRSLGETKKPLSAQAMIQGKFATGSLRHEFTAGVATFRRKDRAGLYTYETLDGNVSNIYHPVIVSPTGLTSGPVRVTRNDKENSVFVQDIISLSPNWKLHAGLRHIDVDGFQYVLKADPSVAEVRAKHAFLLPNLALVYNPLDNVAVYGAYSQGMEHGGTADRKAANANEELSPSRSKQIEFGIKADVTPELMLAASLFQIRKGLEFNQPVTTSEDKFYFVRQGQAQHRGLELSAQGKLSPELNLGVSVTALNSKQSGTGNAQYDGKRVPNVPAFKSAVNLDYRVPQVAGLSVNGSWEYSGKKAFEFNNNTFVPSYHVASLGAAYALRLAGKQAVLRATVNNVFDKFYWRDVTPESDGYLFPGASRTVKVSAQFDF, encoded by the coding sequence ATGTCCACACCGAATCTGTCTGTTTCTATTTTGACCCTGGCCATCGCGCAAGCATTTGCCACGCCGGCCTTTGCGTTTGACGCCGCCAATGCCACCGATGCTGTCGATACCCCGTCCAGCATGGCCGAAGTGATCGTTACCGCCAGCAAGGTACCCAACGCGAAACGCGCCGGCGTCGGCGGCTTTGCCGACGCACCGCTGCTGCAAACGCCGGCCGCCGTCACCGTCATTTCGCAGCAGACCATGCAGGACCTGCAGATCCGCAATACCAGCGACGCCGTGCGCCTCGACGCCAGCATCAACGACGCCTACAACGCGGTCGGCTATGCCGAACAGTTCTCGATCCGCGGCTTCAAGCTCGACAACAATTCCAGCTACCGCAAGGACGGCATCGCGATTCCGGGCGACACGCAAATTCCGCTGGAAAACAAGGAACGCATCGAAGTGCTGAAAGGCCTGGCAGGGCTGCAAGCCGGCATGGCGGCGCCAGGCGGCGTGATCGACTTTATCGTCAAGCGCCCCACCAATGCGCCATTGCGCACCGTCACCGTCGAAGCGCGCGAGCGCGGCACCGTGTATGGCGCCGTCGACCTGGGCGGACGCCTGGAAGACACGCGTTTCGGCTACCGCGTCAACGTGGCCGCCGAACGGCTGCGTTCCTACATCAAGGGCGCCGACGGCAACCGCAAGTTCATCTCGGGCGCGTTCGACTGGCAAATTTCGCCGCAGGCACTGCTGCAGCTGGACGCCGACTACCAAGACAAATCGCAGGTCACCGCCCCCGGCTTCCAGCTGCTGAACAACACCACCCTGCCGACCGGCGTCAGTGCCGACACCCTGCTCAACCTGCAGCCATGGACGCGCCCGGTCGACACCATCACCAGCAACATCGGCCTGCGCTTCCAGTACGCCTTCGACGACAACTGGCATGCCACCATCAGCGCCAACCAGCACTCGTTCAAGCGCGACGACTACACGGCGTTTCCGTATGGCTGCGGCGCACAGGGCCTGTATCCTGGCTTCTGCGGCAATGGCGATTACGACGTGTACGACTACCGCAGCCTGGGCGAAACCAAGAAGCCGCTGAGCGCGCAAGCCATGATTCAGGGCAAGTTCGCCACCGGCAGCCTGCGCCATGAATTCACGGCGGGCGTGGCCACCTTCCGCCGCAAGGACCGCGCCGGCCTGTATACCTACGAAACGCTGGATGGCAACGTCAGCAACATCTACCATCCGGTCATCGTCAGCCCGACCGGCCTGACCTCGGGTCCTGTGCGCGTCACGCGCAACGACAAGGAAAATTCCGTGTTTGTGCAGGACATTATCAGCCTGTCGCCGAACTGGAAGCTGCATGCGGGCCTGCGCCATATCGATGTCGACGGTTTTCAGTATGTGCTGAAGGCCGATCCGAGCGTGGCCGAAGTGCGCGCCAAGCACGCCTTTTTATTGCCGAACCTGGCGCTGGTGTACAACCCGCTCGACAACGTGGCCGTGTATGGTGCCTATTCGCAGGGCATGGAGCACGGCGGCACGGCCGACCGCAAGGCAGCCAATGCAAATGAAGAACTGTCGCCGAGCCGCTCGAAGCAGATCGAGTTCGGCATCAAGGCCGACGTGACGCCGGAGCTGATGCTGGCCGCCAGCCTGTTCCAGATCCGCAAGGGCCTGGAATTCAACCAGCCAGTGACAACCTCGGAGGATAAATTTTACTTCGTGCGGCAGGGACAGGCCCAGCACCGCGGGCTGGAACTGTCGGCGCAAGGGAAATTGTCGCCTGAGCTAAACCTGGGCGTGTCTGTCACGGCGCTGAACAGCAAACAGTCAGGCACGGGAAATGCGCAATACGACGGCAAGCGCGTGCCGAACGTGCCGGCGTTCAAGAGCGCCGTCAACCTCGACTACCGCGTGCCGCAGGTGGCGGGCCTGTCCGTCAACGGCAGCTGGGAATACTCGGGTAAAAAGGCGTTTGAATTCAACAACAACACCTTTGTGCCGTCGTACCACGTGGCCAGCCTGGGCGCCGCCTATGCGCTGCGCCTGGCCGGCAAGCAGGCCGTGCTGCGCGCCACCGTCAACAATGTGTTCGACAAGTTCTACTGGCGCGACGTGACGCCGGAGTCCGACGGCTATCTGTTCCCGGGCGCCAGCCGCACGGTCAAGGTATCGGCGCAGTTCGACTTCTAA
- a CDS encoding ISAs1 family transposase codes for MSLVAAFDDLSDPRGRQCPYRLDELLLAAICAVISGAESWTAVVEWSETKLDWLRQQLPFANGIASHDTFGRVFSLLDATQFEACFVRWMGTMCPALPGQHIAIDGKCVRGSHDGKHSAIHLVSAWSSASGLTLGQVRTADKSNEITAIPQLLATLDIKGAVITIDAMGCQHDVAAKIVAGGADYVLGVKDNQPSLAEAIRLWFDAAEAGTLDRPFWDHNHTEKDHGRIETRRCLVTNDVAWLGQQNQHWAGVQSLIMIESRREIIGRNSSGAASVERRYYLSSLAAKAAHLAHIVRAHWGIENNMHWVLDVAFREDDCRIRVGEGAQNFAILRRIALNLLKNEKSTKVGIATKRLKAGWSADYLAKVLGLPI; via the coding sequence ATCTCGTTGGTGGCGGCATTCGATGACTTGAGCGACCCGCGTGGGCGTCAATGTCCGTATCGACTCGACGAGTTGCTGCTGGCGGCGATCTGCGCAGTCATCAGCGGCGCGGAGAGTTGGACGGCGGTTGTCGAATGGAGCGAAACAAAGCTCGACTGGCTGCGCCAACAGCTGCCCTTTGCCAACGGCATCGCCTCGCACGACACCTTCGGGCGGGTGTTTTCGCTGCTCGATGCGACGCAGTTCGAGGCATGTTTCGTCAGATGGATGGGGACGATGTGCCCGGCGCTGCCGGGGCAGCACATTGCCATCGACGGCAAGTGCGTGCGCGGCTCCCATGATGGCAAACACAGCGCGATTCATCTGGTGTCGGCATGGAGCAGCGCCAGTGGCTTGACGCTGGGGCAAGTGAGGACCGCCGACAAGAGCAACGAGATCACCGCGATCCCTCAATTGCTGGCCACGCTGGACATCAAGGGCGCCGTCATCACGATAGATGCGATGGGGTGCCAGCATGATGTCGCCGCCAAGATTGTCGCTGGCGGCGCCGACTATGTGCTGGGGGTAAAGGATAACCAACCCAGTCTGGCCGAAGCGATACGGTTGTGGTTCGATGCCGCCGAGGCGGGTACCTTGGATCGTCCGTTCTGGGATCACAACCACACTGAAAAGGACCACGGGCGCATTGAAACCCGGCGCTGCCTGGTCACCAACGACGTTGCCTGGCTGGGCCAGCAAAACCAGCACTGGGCCGGCGTCCAAAGCCTGATCATGATTGAATCTAGGCGCGAAATCATCGGCAGAAACAGCAGCGGTGCCGCCAGCGTCGAGCGGCGCTATTACCTCAGCAGCCTAGCAGCCAAAGCGGCTCATCTTGCGCACATCGTCCGGGCCCATTGGGGTATCGAAAACAACATGCACTGGGTTCTCGACGTCGCGTTCCGCGAAGACGATTGCCGTATCAGGGTCGGCGAAGGAGCACAAAACTTCGCCATCCTACGCCGAATCGCCCTGAACTTGCTGAAAAATGAGAAGTCGACCAAGGTAGGCATCGCCACCAAACGCTTAAAAGCCGGCTGGAGTGCTGACTACCTTGCCAAGGTCTTGGGCTTGCCGATCTGA
- a CDS encoding iron-containing alcohol dehydrogenase — MFNFDFYNPTQILFGQGQIAAIGKLIPPQAKVLMTYGGGSIKQNGVYDEVRAALAGHTVLEFAGIEPNPSYETLMQAVALVKSEGIDFLLGVGGGSVVDGTKFIAAAALRDGEAWDILEKGGKIIDAALPFGTVLTLPATGSEMNGSAVITRKATQEKRSFMSRKVYPKFSVLDPTKTFTLPLRQVGNGVVDAFAHVMEQYLTASVNASVQDRFAEGILLTLIEEGPKALSHPDDYDVRANVMWCATLALNGLIGVGVPQDWSTHAIGHELTALYELDHAQTLAVILPSMLRVRKQAKRTKLLQYAARVWGLDGGDEDGRIETAIARTEYFFRHMGVKTRLADYGLGHDSVDAVIAALETHGMTALGEQGEVTLAVSRKVLELSL, encoded by the coding sequence ATGTTCAATTTCGACTTCTACAATCCCACCCAAATCCTGTTCGGCCAGGGCCAGATCGCCGCCATCGGCAAGCTGATACCGCCGCAGGCCAAAGTGCTGATGACCTATGGCGGAGGCAGCATCAAGCAGAACGGCGTCTACGATGAAGTGCGCGCCGCGCTGGCCGGCCACACGGTGCTCGAATTTGCCGGCATCGAACCGAACCCCAGCTATGAAACCCTGATGCAGGCCGTCGCCCTGGTGAAAAGCGAAGGCATCGATTTCCTGCTCGGCGTGGGCGGCGGCTCGGTGGTCGACGGCACCAAGTTCATCGCGGCGGCCGCCCTGCGTGACGGCGAAGCGTGGGACATCCTGGAAAAAGGTGGCAAGATCATCGACGCCGCGCTGCCCTTCGGCACCGTATTGACCTTGCCCGCCACCGGTTCCGAAATGAACGGCTCGGCCGTCATCACGCGCAAGGCCACCCAGGAAAAGCGCTCGTTCATGAGCCGCAAGGTGTATCCGAAATTTTCCGTGCTCGATCCGACCAAAACGTTTACCTTGCCGCTGCGCCAGGTTGGCAACGGCGTGGTCGATGCCTTCGCGCATGTGATGGAACAGTATCTGACCGCCTCCGTCAACGCCTCGGTGCAGGACCGCTTCGCCGAAGGCATCCTGCTGACCCTGATCGAGGAAGGCCCGAAGGCGCTGTCGCACCCGGACGACTACGACGTGCGCGCCAACGTGATGTGGTGCGCCACCCTGGCCCTGAACGGCCTGATCGGCGTGGGCGTGCCGCAGGACTGGTCGACCCACGCGATCGGCCATGAACTGACGGCCTTGTACGAACTCGACCACGCGCAAACCCTGGCCGTGATCCTGCCCAGCATGCTGCGCGTGCGCAAGCAGGCCAAGCGCACCAAGCTGTTGCAATATGCGGCCCGCGTATGGGGACTCGATGGCGGCGACGAGGACGGCCGCATCGAAACGGCGATCGCACGCACCGAATATTTCTTCCGCCATATGGGCGTCAAGACCCGCCTGGCCGACTATGGCCTCGGCCATGACAGCGTCGACGCGGTGATTGCAGCACTGGAAACGCACGGCATGACGGCGCTCGGCGAACAGGGTGAAGTGACCCTGGCCGTCAGCCGCAAGGTGCTGGAACTGAGCTTGTAG
- a CDS encoding Imm26 family immunity protein, whose amino-acid sequence MKSLPYREGSWFAVPLQGGGHAVGVVARRAPAGRIMLAYMFGPKRDALPPLAELETLRPEQAVRRLRTGDMALLNERWTMLGDSEHWDRDAWPMPSFIRRNESLQRAWRATYADADPAKLDREESVPFDTPGLESDSLYGYGATELLMSKLLVTPPAN is encoded by the coding sequence ATGAAGTCTTTACCATACCGCGAAGGCAGCTGGTTTGCCGTGCCCTTGCAGGGTGGAGGGCATGCGGTCGGCGTGGTGGCGCGCAGGGCGCCTGCCGGCCGCATCATGCTGGCGTATATGTTCGGCCCGAAACGCGACGCGCTGCCGCCGCTGGCCGAGTTGGAAACCCTGCGCCCCGAGCAGGCCGTGCGCCGCCTGCGCACCGGTGACATGGCCTTGCTGAACGAACGCTGGACCATGCTGGGCGACAGCGAACACTGGGACCGCGACGCCTGGCCCATGCCCTCGTTTATCCGCCGCAACGAATCGCTGCAGCGCGCCTGGCGCGCCACCTATGCCGACGCCGATCCCGCCAAGCTGGACCGCGAAGAATCCGTGCCCTTCGATACGCCGGGCCTGGAAAGCGATTCGCTGTATGGCTATGGCGCGACGGAATTGTTGATGAGCAAGCTGCTGGTCACGCCGCCGGCAAACTGA
- a CDS encoding ATP-binding protein — MKLVPDISLARLKSGLFWRTFLLLGTLTTVSMISWIGMISVIQREPQAQQISAQVISVVTITHAALTHSAPELRRELLFDLVSNEGIRIFPLEEDDRIDPPPDNYLMPDIEALVKAKLGHDTRFSARVNGVAGFWVSFKIDDDEYWLMLDRERLRGLTGFQWLGWASLVSLLSLLGAAIISSLINLPLSRLTVAARAIAQGKQPAPLPEKGPIEIIEANRSFNQMVDDLQQVESDRAVILAGISHDLRTPLARMQLEVEMANLSDEAREGIQSDIGQMDDIIGQFLDYAKPTEASSFTDVDMSGLLGDLAREAMRLPDVKLTTAIADGAHVMGNPTDLRRVLNNLIENARRYGKTQGSEFTEIDIACQLKGSNASRRVIIDVQDHGPGVPAEKIEQMLKPFTRLDTARGQANGAGLGLAIVDRVLLRHGAELQVRNRSGGGLAFQISLPAA; from the coding sequence ATGAAACTTGTTCCCGATATCAGCCTGGCGCGGCTGAAAAGCGGCCTGTTCTGGCGCACGTTTTTGCTGCTTGGCACCTTGACCACCGTCAGCATGATCTCCTGGATCGGCATGATTTCCGTGATCCAGCGCGAACCGCAGGCGCAGCAGATTTCCGCCCAGGTCATTTCCGTGGTCACCATCACGCATGCGGCGCTGACGCACTCGGCGCCCGAGCTGCGCCGCGAGCTGCTGTTCGACCTGGTCAGCAATGAAGGCATCCGCATCTTCCCGCTGGAGGAAGACGACCGCATCGATCCGCCGCCCGACAACTACCTGATGCCCGACATCGAGGCGCTGGTGAAAGCCAAGCTGGGCCACGACACGCGCTTTTCCGCGCGCGTCAACGGCGTGGCCGGCTTCTGGGTCAGCTTCAAGATCGACGACGACGAATACTGGCTGATGCTGGACCGCGAACGCCTGCGCGGCCTGACGGGCTTCCAGTGGCTGGGCTGGGCCAGCCTGGTGTCGCTGCTCTCGCTGCTGGGCGCAGCGATTATTTCCAGCCTGATCAACTTGCCTCTGTCGCGCCTGACGGTGGCCGCGCGCGCGATTGCGCAGGGCAAGCAACCGGCGCCGCTGCCGGAAAAAGGCCCGATCGAAATCATCGAGGCCAACCGCAGCTTCAACCAGATGGTCGACGACTTGCAGCAGGTGGAATCGGACCGCGCGGTGATCCTGGCCGGCATCTCGCACGACCTGCGCACGCCGCTGGCACGCATGCAGCTGGAAGTGGAAATGGCCAACCTGTCCGACGAAGCGCGCGAAGGCATCCAGTCCGATATCGGCCAGATGGACGACATCATCGGCCAGTTCCTCGACTACGCCAAGCCGACCGAAGCGTCGAGCTTTACCGACGTCGACATGAGCGGCCTGCTGGGCGACCTGGCGCGCGAAGCGATGCGCCTGCCCGACGTCAAGCTCACTACCGCGATCGCCGACGGCGCCCACGTGATGGGCAATCCGACCGACTTGCGGCGCGTGCTGAACAACCTGATCGAAAATGCGCGCCGCTACGGCAAGACGCAGGGCAGCGAGTTCACCGAAATCGACATCGCCTGCCAGCTCAAGGGCAGCAATGCTTCGCGCCGCGTGATCATCGACGTGCAGGACCACGGCCCCGGCGTGCCGGCGGAAAAGATCGAGCAGATGCTCAAACCGTTTACACGCCTCGACACGGCGCGCGGCCAGGCGAATGGCGCCGGGTTAGGCCTGGCCATCGTCGACCGCGTGCTGCTGCGCCATGGCGCCGAACTGCAGGTGCGCAACCGCAGCGGCGGCGGGCTGGCGTTCCAGATCAGTTTGCCGGCGGCGTGA
- the ompR gene encoding two-component system response regulator OmpR, which yields MVVDDDVRLRDLLRRYLTEQGFNVFTAESATAMNKLWLRERYDLLVLDLMLPGEDGLSICRRLRGAGDQTPIIMLTAKGEDVDRIVGLEMGADDYLPKPFNPRELVARIGAVLRRKGPDEIPGAPSETPQTFEFGDFVLDLGTRTLKKSGETVPLTTGEFSVLKVFARHARQPLSREKLMELARGREYEVFDRSLDVQISRLRKLIEPDPSSPLFIQTVWGLGYVFIPDGQPR from the coding sequence ATGGTGGTGGATGACGATGTCCGCTTGCGCGACCTGCTGCGCCGCTACCTGACCGAACAGGGCTTCAATGTCTTCACGGCCGAGAGCGCCACCGCGATGAACAAATTGTGGCTGCGCGAACGCTATGACCTGCTGGTGCTCGACCTGATGCTGCCTGGCGAAGATGGCCTGTCGATCTGCCGCCGCCTGCGCGGCGCCGGCGACCAGACGCCGATCATCATGCTGACAGCCAAGGGCGAAGACGTGGACCGCATCGTCGGCCTGGAAATGGGCGCCGATGATTACTTGCCGAAACCATTCAATCCACGCGAACTGGTGGCGCGCATCGGCGCCGTATTGCGCCGCAAGGGTCCCGACGAAATTCCGGGCGCCCCATCGGAAACGCCGCAAACCTTCGAGTTCGGCGACTTCGTGCTGGACCTGGGCACCCGCACCTTGAAAAAGAGCGGCGAAACCGTGCCACTGACGACCGGCGAATTCTCGGTACTGAAAGTGTTTGCACGCCATGCACGCCAGCCGCTGTCGCGTGAAAAGCTGATGGAACTGGCCCGCGGGCGCGAATACGAGGTATTCGACCGCAGCCTGGACGTGCAGATCTCGCGCCTGCGCAAACTGATCGAACCCGATCCGTCGAGCCCGCTTTTCATCCAGACCGTGTGGGGCCTGGGCTACGTTTTCATTCCGGACGGACAGCCGCGCTGA